A genomic stretch from Flavobacterium sp. KS-LB2 includes:
- a CDS encoding SDR family oxidoreductase, translating into MKILLTGATGYIGKRLLPLLVAQGHDVICCVRDKNRFYCPVEFQQKVTVIEVDFLDEESLSAIPETIDAAYYLIHSMSGSANNYDELESISALNFVQLMNETKVKQVIYLSGIVNDTSLSKHLSSRKKVEDILNIGTFATTTLRAGIIVGSGSASFEIIRDLVNKLPIMITPKWLNTKCQPIAIPDVLEFLSKSLLNPVTFNQSFDIGGPDILTYKEMLLGFAKAKNLKRWIFTIPVMTPKLSSYWLYFVTSTSYRLASALVSSMKVEVVCSDNRINALLNVTPMTYKQALSRALIKVDEDKVASSWKDSLISGRFSSNLSEYLKVPKKDCFIDRRKMEIIDRDYTINKIWSIGGDSGWYYGDWLWSLRGFIDKLYGGVGSRRGRTNRHDIHSGDALDFWRVLYANKEEGKLILFAEMKLPGEAWLEFKIINNTLYQSATFRPRGIWGKLYWYSVLPFHGFIFNGMLNKLIK; encoded by the coding sequence ATGAAAATTCTCTTAACAGGTGCAACGGGTTATATTGGAAAGCGATTATTACCCTTATTGGTAGCCCAAGGTCACGATGTAATTTGCTGTGTGAGGGATAAGAATAGGTTCTATTGCCCCGTTGAGTTTCAACAAAAAGTAACTGTAATCGAAGTTGATTTTTTAGACGAAGAATCCTTATCTGCAATTCCCGAAACCATTGATGCAGCCTATTACTTAATTCATTCTATGTCGGGCTCAGCGAATAATTATGATGAATTAGAAAGCATCTCAGCACTAAATTTTGTGCAACTAATGAATGAAACTAAAGTTAAACAAGTCATTTACTTGAGTGGGATTGTCAATGACACATCACTCTCCAAACATTTATCCTCACGAAAAAAAGTAGAAGATATATTAAATATTGGAACCTTCGCTACAACTACATTAAGAGCTGGCATTATAGTAGGTTCTGGTAGCGCCTCGTTCGAAATTATTCGAGATTTAGTCAATAAACTTCCTATAATGATTACCCCAAAATGGCTCAATACCAAGTGCCAACCGATTGCCATTCCTGATGTACTTGAGTTTTTATCAAAATCATTACTAAATCCAGTAACCTTCAATCAGAGTTTTGATATTGGAGGACCTGATATTTTAACGTATAAAGAAATGCTTTTGGGTTTTGCCAAGGCCAAAAATCTAAAACGATGGATTTTTACCATACCAGTAATGACACCTAAACTATCTTCCTATTGGCTGTATTTTGTAACCTCAACATCCTATAGACTCGCGTCAGCACTTGTGAGCAGTATGAAAGTAGAAGTGGTTTGTAGTGACAACCGCATCAATGCATTATTAAATGTTACGCCTATGACCTACAAACAAGCGCTTTCCCGTGCTTTGATAAAAGTAGACGAAGACAAAGTAGCTTCGAGTTGGAAAGATTCCTTAATCAGCGGGCGTTTTAGCAGCAATTTGTCGGAGTATTTAAAAGTTCCAAAAAAGGATTGCTTTATTGACAGAAGAAAAATGGAAATTATTGACCGTGACTATACTATAAATAAGATCTGGTCGATTGGCGGTGATTCGGGTTGGTATTATGGTGATTGGCTGTGGAGTTTACGTGGGTTTATAGACAAATTATACGGTGGTGTAGGTTCTAGAAGAGGACGAACCAATAGACACGACATTCATTCTGGAGATGCACTCGACTTTTGGCGCGTTTTGTATGCCAATAAAGAGGAAGGAAAATTAATCTTGTTTGCCGAAATGAAATTGCCGGGTGAAGCCTGGCTCGAATTCAAAATAATCAACAATACCTTGTATCAATCAGCTACGTTTAGACCCAGAGGAATTTGGGGGAAATTATATTGGTATTCTGTTTTGCCGTTTCACGGCTTTATTTTTAATGGAATGCTGAACAAATTGATTAAATAA
- the folE gene encoding GTP cyclohydrolase I FolE: protein MKSYEKIEQYDTEITEALADNYRVIIDNLGEDVTREGLEKTPERVAKAMQYLTHGYGLDPLEILKSAMFTEDHQQMIVVKDIEVYSMCEHHMLPFFGKAHVAYIPNGKIVGLSKIPRVVDAFARRMQVQERLTDQIKNCIQDALNPLGVAVVIEAQHMCMQMRGIQKQNSVTTTSSFTGAFEKDKTRKEFISLVSNKLS, encoded by the coding sequence ATGAAAAGTTACGAAAAAATTGAACAATACGATACCGAAATTACAGAAGCATTAGCGGATAATTATAGAGTAATAATTGATAATTTAGGCGAAGATGTAACTCGTGAAGGTTTAGAAAAAACACCAGAGCGTGTGGCCAAAGCGATGCAATACTTAACACATGGTTACGGATTAGATCCTCTGGAAATCCTAAAATCAGCCATGTTTACCGAAGACCATCAGCAAATGATTGTGGTAAAAGACATCGAAGTGTACTCGATGTGCGAACACCACATGTTACCGTTTTTTGGAAAAGCACACGTGGCTTATATTCCAAATGGTAAAATTGTAGGTTTAAGTAAAATCCCAAGAGTTGTGGATGCTTTTGCACGAAGAATGCAAGTACAAGAACGATTGACAGACCAGATTAAAAATTGTATTCAGGATGCGTTGAATCCACTTGGAGTTGCTGTTGTGATTGAAGCCCAACACATGTGCATGCAAATGCGAGGCATTCAAAAACAGAATTCAGTTACCACGACTTCTTCTTTTACAGGAGCTTTCGAGAAAGACAAAACAAGAAAAGAATTTATCAGCTTAGTTTCCAATAAATTAAGTTAA
- a CDS encoding SDR family NAD(P)-dependent oxidoreductase: MKNIVIIGGSKGIGSAILLQQLEKNMVYNISRNAPDITHPNLKHFSVDVLQDSLPDIETVDTLIYCPGSINLKPIGSLSIDDFRNDFEINVIGAVKAIQKYLPVLKKGTNPSIVLFSTVAAKLGMPFHASIATAKAGIEGLVKSLGAELASVVRINAIAPTITETSLSAGILRNDRMKENMVERHPMKGYLKPEEVANMANFLISENAKSISGQIFEMDYGIVTFKI, from the coding sequence ATGAAAAACATAGTAATTATAGGTGGTAGTAAAGGAATTGGTAGTGCTATTCTGTTGCAACAACTAGAAAAAAATATGGTGTACAACATTAGCCGAAATGCGCCAGACATCACACATCCCAACCTTAAACATTTTTCAGTAGATGTACTGCAGGATTCACTTCCTGACATTGAAACAGTAGATACCCTAATATATTGTCCGGGTTCTATCAATTTGAAACCAATAGGGAGTTTAAGCATCGATGATTTCAGAAATGATTTTGAAATTAATGTCATTGGCGCAGTAAAGGCCATACAAAAATATTTACCTGTTTTAAAAAAAGGAACTAATCCATCGATTGTTTTGTTTAGCACGGTAGCCGCAAAATTAGGAATGCCGTTTCATGCTAGTATCGCTACTGCAAAAGCTGGAATCGAAGGATTAGTAAAATCGCTGGGAGCAGAACTGGCTTCGGTAGTACGCATCAATGCCATTGCTCCCACGATTACCGAAACGTCACTTTCAGCAGGTATTTTGAGAAATGACCGCATGAAAGAAAACATGGTAGAGCGTCACCCGATGAAAGGGTATTTAAAACCCGAAGAAGTGGCGAATATGGCCAACTTCTTGATTTCGGAAAATGCAAAATCTATTTCAGGTCAAATATTTGAAATGGATTACGGAATCGTGACTTTTAAAATTTAA
- a CDS encoding TIGR03643 family protein translates to MNTKKELTDLEKDRIIEMAWEDRTTFDAILMQFGLKEQEVIDLMRTEMKPSSFRMWRERVQGRKTKHEKLRDFREGRFKCTMQRQINNNKISKR, encoded by the coding sequence ATGAATACAAAAAAAGAACTAACTGATTTAGAAAAAGATAGAATCATTGAGATGGCTTGGGAAGACCGAACCACTTTTGATGCCATTTTAATGCAATTTGGATTAAAAGAACAAGAAGTAATTGACTTGATGCGTACCGAAATGAAACCTTCGAGTTTTAGAATGTGGCGTGAAAGAGTACAAGGCCGCAAAACCAAACACGAAAAATTAAGAGATTTTCGTGAAGGTCGTTTCAAGTGTACGATGCAGAGACAAATTAACAATAATAAAATTTCTAAAAGATAA
- a CDS encoding cryptochrome/deoxyribodipyrimidine photo-lyase family protein, translating to MNTNKEHINVVWFKRDLRLQDNEAIFNATQSGIPTLLLYVFEKSLENDSHYSSRHWNFIKQSLLDLNKQLEQSNTRVLAVTSEVLQVFNILEETYKIDTVYSHQETGLKITYERDKTFKRFCKNNLINWIENTNNGIFRALKNRNNWVSKWEKYMNEPLFIFDSKAENFLHIEAIIELEKTLEKVNLETIPNTVFQKGGSTMAGKYLQNFFEERYHNYSSHISKPLLARKSCSRLSPYIAWGNLSSRQVLQKAATFRLTCSHKKQIDSFISRLTWQAHFIQKFEMEEIMEFESVNKGFHSLKKKVNENYIEAWKTGQTGFPLIDASMRCLNQTGYLNFRMRAMLVSFFTHNLWQPWQEATQHLSQMFLDFEPGIHFPQLQMQAGETGINMLRIYNPIKNSYEHDPDGEFIKKWVPELRNLPRAFVHEPYKMTYLDQKFNDFEVGISYPKPIVNMERTRKFASDFLWKMKKNPLVKEESSRILKLHTMADIGDSE from the coding sequence ATGAATACTAACAAGGAACATATCAATGTGGTTTGGTTTAAAAGAGACCTTCGTTTACAGGATAACGAGGCGATTTTTAATGCAACGCAATCAGGCATACCCACTTTGTTGCTTTATGTATTTGAAAAATCTTTAGAAAATGACTCGCATTACAGCTCAAGACATTGGAATTTTATCAAGCAATCCCTATTAGACCTCAATAAACAGTTGGAACAATCGAACACGAGAGTACTCGCTGTAACTTCTGAGGTGCTGCAGGTATTTAACATCCTAGAGGAAACGTACAAGATTGATACCGTATACTCCCACCAGGAAACCGGTTTAAAAATCACTTATGAAAGAGATAAAACCTTCAAACGATTTTGCAAAAACAATCTAATTAATTGGATTGAAAACACTAATAACGGAATTTTCAGAGCGTTGAAAAACAGAAATAATTGGGTTTCAAAGTGGGAAAAATACATGAATGAACCTCTATTTATTTTTGATTCGAAAGCAGAAAATTTTCTTCATATCGAAGCTATTATCGAACTGGAAAAAACATTGGAAAAGGTCAATTTAGAAACAATCCCGAATACTGTTTTTCAAAAAGGAGGAAGCACAATGGCTGGGAAATATTTACAAAATTTCTTTGAAGAGCGCTATCATAATTATAGTTCGCACATCTCTAAACCATTATTAGCGCGAAAAAGTTGCAGCAGATTATCTCCCTACATTGCGTGGGGAAATCTTTCGTCCAGACAAGTATTGCAGAAAGCGGCCACGTTCCGATTGACATGTAGCCATAAAAAACAAATTGACTCTTTTATATCTAGGCTGACTTGGCAGGCACATTTCATACAAAAATTTGAGATGGAAGAAATCATGGAGTTTGAAAGTGTGAATAAAGGATTTCATTCTTTAAAAAAGAAAGTCAATGAAAATTATATTGAAGCCTGGAAAACGGGACAAACAGGATTCCCTTTAATCGATGCTTCCATGCGTTGCTTGAATCAAACTGGTTATTTGAACTTTAGAATGCGTGCGATGTTAGTGTCTTTTTTCACTCATAATTTATGGCAACCTTGGCAAGAAGCCACACAACATTTATCACAAATGTTCTTGGATTTTGAACCTGGAATTCATTTTCCGCAGTTGCAAATGCAGGCTGGTGAAACGGGAATCAATATGTTACGTATATATAATCCAATAAAGAATAGTTACGAACACGATCCAGATGGTGAATTTATTAAGAAATGGGTTCCTGAATTGCGCAACTTGCCACGGGCTTTTGTGCATGAACCCTATAAAATGACTTATTTAGACCAAAAATTTAATGATTTTGAAGTAGGAATTAGTTATCCAAAACCCATTGTAAATATGGAACGAACGAGAAAATTTGCTAGTGATTTTTTATGGAAAATGAAGAAAAATCCATTGGTAAAAGAAGAAAGTTCAAGGATATTAAAGTTACACACCATGGCCGATATTGGAGACAGCGAATAA
- a CDS encoding DASH family cryptochrome, protein MQKKQKGLVWFRNDLRVHDNESLTNAINENETVIAVYFFDPRHYEQTRFGFKKTEKYRAQFLIESVTALRQNLEKLNISLLVYHQKPEDSIPEIIALNEITSVYFQEEWTSEEMEVLENIKLKVSESVVFTATYNQFLFHPEDIPFEIQSIPNVFTQFRNKCEKSTKIRPQFSVQPMPKENWSTNETVIPSMATLEFTAFEIDSRTAFPFLGGEDEALKRLHSYFWETKKLSVYKLTRNGLIGTDFSSKFSPWLANGSISAKSIYWEIVKYEQQIEKNDSTYWLIFELIWRDYFKYISLKNGNSIFKIGGILDKKYDWKSNQSAINNWIKGNTQEPFVNANMIELQQTGWMSNRGRQNVASYFAKNLLLDWRIGATYFEAMLLDYDVHSNYGNWMYVSGVGNDPRDRKFNIKLQAENYDGQSKFQKLWLQQQLF, encoded by the coding sequence ATGCAAAAGAAACAAAAAGGGTTAGTTTGGTTTAGAAATGATTTGAGAGTTCATGATAACGAATCGTTGACAAATGCTATTAATGAAAATGAAACCGTAATTGCGGTGTACTTTTTTGACCCAAGACATTATGAGCAAACACGATTTGGTTTTAAGAAAACAGAGAAATATCGGGCTCAATTCTTAATTGAATCGGTAACTGCATTGCGACAAAATCTGGAAAAATTAAATATTTCGCTTTTGGTTTATCACCAAAAACCCGAAGATTCGATTCCAGAAATTATTGCTCTAAATGAAATCACTTCTGTTTACTTCCAAGAAGAATGGACCAGTGAGGAAATGGAAGTTTTAGAAAATATAAAATTAAAAGTTTCGGAATCAGTAGTTTTCACAGCTACTTACAATCAGTTCTTATTTCATCCTGAAGATATTCCGTTTGAAATCCAATCGATTCCAAATGTTTTTACACAATTCAGAAATAAGTGTGAAAAATCAACGAAAATCCGACCTCAATTTTCAGTTCAACCCATGCCTAAAGAAAATTGGAGCACAAATGAAACTGTGATTCCAAGCATGGCAACACTAGAGTTTACTGCTTTTGAAATAGACTCCAGAACGGCGTTCCCTTTTCTTGGTGGCGAAGATGAAGCACTGAAAAGGCTGCACAGTTATTTTTGGGAAACCAAAAAATTAAGTGTTTACAAGCTCACTCGTAACGGATTAATTGGAACTGATTTTAGTTCGAAATTTTCTCCTTGGTTGGCAAACGGTTCTATTTCGGCGAAGAGTATTTATTGGGAAATTGTTAAATACGAGCAACAAATCGAGAAAAATGATTCGACTTATTGGTTAATTTTCGAACTGATTTGGAGGGATTATTTTAAATATATATCATTGAAAAACGGGAATTCCATTTTTAAAATTGGAGGAATTTTAGATAAAAAATACGATTGGAAAAGCAATCAATCAGCTATAAACAACTGGATCAAAGGCAACACACAGGAACCTTTTGTAAATGCCAACATGATCGAATTGCAGCAAACAGGATGGATGAGCAATCGCGGCAGGCAAAATGTGGCGTCTTATTTTGCAAAGAATCTTCTGTTAGACTGGCGCATAGGAGCTACGTATTTTGAAGCTATGTTACTAGATTATGACGTACATAGCAATTACGGCAATTGGATGTATGTTTCCGGTGTAGGCAACGATCCCAGAGATAGAAAATTCAATATTAAGTTACAAGCCGAGAATTATGACGGACAATCAAAATTCCAAAAATTATGGCTGCAACAACAATTATTTTAA
- a CDS encoding DUF2256 domain-containing protein gives MKKENLPSKMCLVCNRPFNWRKKWEKVWDEVKYCSEKCKRNKKG, from the coding sequence GTGAAGAAAGAAAATCTGCCTTCTAAAATGTGTTTGGTTTGCAACCGACCATTTAATTGGCGGAAAAAATGGGAAAAAGTTTGGGACGAAGTCAAATACTGTAGTGAAAAATGCAAAAGAAACAAAAAGGGTTAG
- a CDS encoding ABC1 kinase family protein, with protein sequence MKTIDYIPTSKIERATKLVQTGAKVGVNYLKYYGEKIVNSDLTRDKLNEDNAEDIYDGLKSLKGSALKVAQMLSMDKSFLPQAYVEKFSLSQFSVPPLSAPLVLKTFKTNFGKTPYEIFDEFNANSVNAASIGQVHVAMKDGKKLAVKIQYPGVANSISSDLALVKPIAIRMFNLQGKDSDKYFKEVEDKLVEETNYLLELKQSQEVVEACKKIENLVFPNYYSQFSSEKIITMDWMTGIHLSEFTNKNDNQEVADKIGQALWDFYMYQIHILKKVHADPHPGNFLVNDKNELVALDFGCMKQIPNDFYIPYFELINKEVIDNKKLFSQKLYELEILRADDSKEEVAYFTQMFYDLLSLFTKPFQTKIFDFSDAAFFESIAQLGERFSKDTNLRKMNGNRGSKHFIYMNRTFFGLYNLMFDLKATIVVNEFEKYN encoded by the coding sequence CAAACCGGAGCAAAAGTTGGTGTAAACTACTTGAAATATTACGGCGAAAAAATAGTCAATTCTGACTTGACTCGTGATAAACTCAACGAAGACAATGCCGAAGATATTTATGACGGATTAAAAAGTCTGAAAGGAAGTGCGCTGAAAGTTGCGCAAATGCTTAGTATGGATAAAAGTTTTTTGCCACAGGCCTACGTAGAAAAATTTTCGCTTTCTCAATTTTCGGTACCACCACTTTCTGCGCCATTAGTACTAAAAACATTCAAAACAAATTTTGGTAAAACACCATACGAAATTTTTGATGAATTCAATGCAAACTCCGTTAACGCAGCAAGTATTGGGCAAGTGCATGTTGCCATGAAAGATGGTAAAAAACTAGCCGTAAAAATTCAGTATCCTGGCGTAGCCAATAGTATTTCCTCTGATTTAGCTTTGGTAAAACCAATTGCGATTAGAATGTTCAACCTTCAAGGAAAAGATTCTGATAAATATTTCAAGGAAGTTGAAGACAAATTGGTTGAGGAAACTAACTATTTATTGGAACTAAAACAAAGCCAAGAAGTAGTTGAAGCCTGTAAAAAGATTGAAAATCTGGTTTTCCCAAATTACTATTCTCAATTTTCATCAGAGAAAATTATCACGATGGATTGGATGACGGGAATACATCTTTCGGAATTCACAAATAAAAATGACAATCAGGAAGTCGCAGATAAAATTGGGCAAGCCTTATGGGATTTTTATATGTACCAAATTCATATTCTGAAAAAAGTACATGCTGATCCACATCCGGGAAATTTCTTGGTCAACGATAAAAACGAGTTGGTTGCGTTAGATTTTGGATGTATGAAACAAATTCCAAATGACTTTTACATTCCTTATTTTGAATTGATAAACAAGGAAGTTATTGACAACAAAAAACTTTTTAGCCAAAAATTATACGAATTAGAAATTCTTAGAGCGGATGATTCCAAAGAAGAAGTGGCCTATTTCACGCAAATGTTTTACGATTTATTATCGCTATTCACCAAGCCATTTCAAACTAAAATTTTTGATTTTTCTGATGCAGCCTTCTTTGAAAGCATTGCACAATTAGGAGAACGATTTTCAAAAGACACGAATTTGCGTAAAATGAACGGCAATAGAGGATCTAAACATTTCATTTACATGAATAGAACGTTTTTTGGATTGTACAATTTGATGTTTGATTTGAAAGCGACAATTGTCGTTAATGAATTTGAAAAATACAACTAG